A window of Akkermansiaceae bacterium genomic DNA:
GCTTGTCGGAGAACCAGCAGATCATGGCATCAATATCCTGTGCCACCCGGGGAGGGTTATTGGATTTCACAATCATGTCCCCCCTGGAAATATCAATTTCGTCCTCGAGGGTGATCGCCACGGAAAGAGGGCTGAATGCCTCCTCGATTTCCCGGCCATCCATGTGAATGGCTTTGATTCTGGTGGAAAATCCGGAAGGCTGCACCGTCACCTCGTCACCGGGTTTGAACACCCCGCCTGCAACGCGGCCTGCGTAGCCCCGGAAATCGTGCCATTCATCCGACTGCGGGCGGATCACCCACTGCACCGGGAAGCGTGCTTCGACGTGGTTTTCCTGGTTTCCCACGTAGACTGTTTCCAGGTGATAGAGCAGTGACGAACCTTGATACCAAGGCATGTTTTGCGAGCGATCCACCACATTGTCACCCTTAAGGGCACTTATCGGAATGAAGCTGATGTCGACAAAGCTGTCGAGACGGGAGGCAAACTGTTTGTAGTCATCGACGATCCGATCGTAAACCTCCTGGGAGTAGTCAACGAGATCCATCTTGTTCACGGCCACCACCACGTGTTGGATACGCAGTAAACTCGCGATAAACGAATGGCGGCAGGTTTGCTCGATCACCCCCTTGCGGGCATCAACAAGGATGATGGCGAGGTTGGCAGTGGAAGCCCCTGTCACCATGTTGCGGGTGTACTGGATATGGCCCGGGGTATCGGCGATGATGAACTTGCGCTTGGGGGTCGCAAAGTAGCGGTATGCCACATCAATCGTAATGCCTTGTTCGCGCTCCGCCTTGAGACCGTCTGTCAGGAGGGCGAGGTTGACGTTTTCATCACCACGCTGTTTACTGGATTGCTCGACAGCTTCCATCTGGTCATCAAAGGTATTCTTCGAATCGTAGAGAAGGCGGCCGATGAGAGTGGATTTTCCATCGTCGACGCTGCCTGCGGTGGTGAACCGAAGCAAATCCATGTCGAGGTATCCTGATGTATCGTTTGAGCTCATGCTGAAAATAATGAAAGTCTGAAGAGTGGGCGCATGTTCTAAAAATAGCCTTCTTTTTTGCGGTCCTCCATCGCTGTTTCGGATCGTTTGTCGTCAGACCGTGTGCCACGTTCGGTCTGGCGGGCGGATGCGACCTCCTGGATGACGGCATCTATATCCGCCGCCGGTGACTCGACGGCACCCGTGCAGGTGGCGTCACCAATCGTACGGAAGCGGACGATCCTTTTTTCAACGACCTCATGGTCCTGGACCGTCACGAACTCCGTCACGGCGAGCAGCGAGCCATTGCGCTCAAAGACCTCGCGCTCGTGTGAGAAATAGAGGTTGGGCAGCTCGATGTTTTCTTTTTTGATGTATTGCCAGACATCCATCTCGGTCCAGTTAGAGATAGGAAACACGCGGAAGTGTTCGCCGTGGTGTTTACGGCCGTTGAGGATGTTCCAAAGTTCAGGACGTTGGTTTTTCGGGTCCCAGGTGCCGAAGTCATCACGGTGCGAAAAGAAGCGTTCCTTGGCGCGCGCCTTCTCCTCATCGCGACGGCCACCGCCGAGGGCGGCATCAAACTGGTATTGCTCGATGCCGTCGAGCAGGGTGACGGTTTGCAGCCCGTTACGGCTTGCGTTGACTCCCTTTTCTTCGGTGACACGGCCATCGTCGATCGATTTCTGCACACTGGCGACAACCAGCCGGGCACCGATTTTTTCCACAAACTGGTCGCGGAAAACCATCGTCTCAGGGAAATTATGTCCCGTATCCACATGCATCAGGACAAAGGGGATCTTGGCGGGAGCGAATGCCTTGTAGGCGAGATGCGCCATCACGATGGAATCCTTGCCGCCCGAAAACAACAGGACCGGATTCTCAAACTGTGCGGCGGTTTCGCGTAGGATGTAAATTGCCTCGGACTCCAGGTGGTCCAGATGGCTCAAGGTGTAGTTCGACATGGCAATAAATGGTTAGACGGAAATCCTGTCCCTGACGGCTTCAAGCAGTACAAAAACGCTGTCCTCGACAGACTGGTCTTCGGTCTCAATCACCAGATCAGGTGAGGTGGGCTCTTCGAAGGCGCTGTCCTTACCGGTGAAGTTGGCAATCTCACCGATGGCCGCTTTAGCGTAGAGTCCCTTCACATCGCGCTGTTCACAGACATCATAGCTGGCCTTCACAAAGACCTCGAAGTAATCATCGCCGATGATATCCCGGGCCAGATCGCGCAACTCATGGCGCGGTGTGATCACGGAAACCAGGGTAACAATTCCCTGCTCGGCGAAGATCTTCGCCACATTGGCAGCGCGGCGGATGTTCTCACGCCGGTCATCGTCGGAAAACCCAAGGTGCTTGTTCAGACCGGTGCGCAGGTTGTCGCCGTCGAGGATCGTGGTCATCCGGCCCTGCTTGTGCAGCACTTTTTCCGCCGCAATGGCGATGGTTGACTTGCCCGAGCCGGAGATACCATACAGCCAGACCACCAGACCCTTTTGACCAAGGAGCGTCTCTTTGCACTCCCGGGATATCTGCCGGTCGAATTCCGGATGGATGTTGTTTTCTGATCTTTTCATAATCTCGTGTTATTGAAGCTTCAATGGCAAAAGTTTTAAAGCCGATGACCGCCAATGCCCGGCTGCGCGGAGGGGACATGCATCAGTGCAGCAACAGACGCAAGGGAAAAATCATTGCTAAGTTTATCAACTTAGTAATGTATAGCCGCTGATCCGCATGAAACAAGGATCGAAGGGTGAAAAAAAATTGTCCGGTCACGCTACCGCCCTTGGTCGATCAGCCAATTTTTGACCAAAACCATGCAATCACAGGATAAAAAGTATAAGCCACGGTGCATGTACGGTAAAAACCCCATCACTGGCTGCTGAGAAC
This region includes:
- a CDS encoding 50S ribosome-binding GTPase, which translates into the protein MDLLRFTTAGSVDDGKSTLIGRLLYDSKNTFDDQMEAVEQSSKQRGDENVNLALLTDGLKAEREQGITIDVAYRYFATPKRKFIIADTPGHIQYTRNMVTGASTANLAIILVDARKGVIEQTCRHSFIASLLRIQHVVVAVNKMDLVDYSQEVYDRIVDDYKQFASRLDSFVDISFIPISALKGDNVVDRSQNMPWYQGSSLLYHLETVYVGNQENHVEARFPVQWVIRPQSDEWHDFRGYAGRVAGGVFKPGDEVTVQPSGFSTRIKAIHMDGREIEEAFSPLSVAITLEDEIDISRGDMIVKSNNPPRVAQDIDAMICWFSDKPMAPRGKYILRHTSREVKAIIKEVNYKVNINTLHKIEHDLEFKLNDIGRISLRTSAPLIHDNYKRNRITGSFVLIDAQTNETVAAGMIA
- the cysD gene encoding sulfate adenylyltransferase subunit CysD, with protein sequence MSNYTLSHLDHLESEAIYILRETAAQFENPVLLFSGGKDSIVMAHLAYKAFAPAKIPFVLMHVDTGHNFPETMVFRDQFVEKIGARLVVASVQKSIDDGRVTEEKGVNASRNGLQTVTLLDGIEQYQFDAALGGGRRDEEKARAKERFFSHRDDFGTWDPKNQRPELWNILNGRKHHGEHFRVFPISNWTEMDVWQYIKKENIELPNLYFSHEREVFERNGSLLAVTEFVTVQDHEVVEKRIVRFRTIGDATCTGAVESPAADIDAVIQEVASARQTERGTRSDDKRSETAMEDRKKEGYF
- the cysC gene encoding adenylyl-sulfate kinase; this encodes MKRSENNIHPEFDRQISRECKETLLGQKGLVVWLYGISGSGKSTIAIAAEKVLHKQGRMTTILDGDNLRTGLNKHLGFSDDDRRENIRRAANVAKIFAEQGIVTLVSVITPRHELRDLARDIIGDDYFEVFVKASYDVCEQRDVKGLYAKAAIGEIANFTGKDSAFEEPTSPDLVIETEDQSVEDSVFVLLEAVRDRISV